From the genome of Deinococcus reticulitermitis:
CCCACGACATTCCGCTTGAGATCCGCCCAGATCAATTCAATGGGATTCAGCTCGGGGGCATACGGCGGCAAATACACCAACGACAGGCGTTCGTGCCGTTGCACGAACGCCTGGACTGCTTTTGCCCGGTGAATCATGGCGCGGTCCAGGATCACCACGACCTCGCCGGCCACGTGACGCAGGACATG
Proteins encoded in this window:
- a CDS encoding transposase; translation: HVLRHVAGEVVVILDRAMIHRAKAVQAFVQRHERLSLVYLPPYAPELNPIELIWADLKRNVVGNFCAMSVGELKKRLTVGWQRIRRKALPLAFIRGTPFSASLLI